One Xyrauchen texanus isolate HMW12.3.18 chromosome 44, RBS_HiC_50CHRs, whole genome shotgun sequence DNA segment encodes these proteins:
- the LOC127637114 gene encoding protein mono-ADP-ribosyltransferase PARP14-like isoform X3, giving the protein MEDYPFPIIVEGDWRPEHAKSVKNKLQIYFQSRKKSQGGDCVVQYDQKSSTATIQFKSSDIRDGVLSKAEHVITIEQYEVKLKVSNPSDEEKQPDRIEQPMEQACGSEEPNQSAPQTELDVEDPHESSAVVLENVPDDAKKNFLALFVENVSNIPEKDFSIELIPELNTAVATFNNPSAAGNFLEKSKTHRNFQQFNLRAHALERSTCVRVEDLPAEASKMLLELYFEKWGCPQEVITVPSEKAAIITFKEEKATDKVLKMDHIICNVPVKIYPYFKSLGTALYGSNRPTWKLPEPITVSVHPAIREFLLKKGLISSIRDQMSSQFCQINTDKPEVLLSPDPELLKQKGVTKRHIDGWSKNASDAFKKIISSYTAFEWPISNTLWTKVEGNITEVVYDLVFIDMDASKGILTLAGVAHDVIDLKHILEKILERATTQMERERNRVTEDMDMSPAMYFLLVQNGMQGAMTVSPQLQLDYKKDLNRLVLSGLKMEILTFKNGVLENKLNVKQKHLSMDCSILEFLRSVDCDEMSRDLFISHGISAVYTVENVNIILFGSTDRALADAEKKLGAVLTFNNLTVEDQGVLALPQWQDLNKTLQNAYNTSKKRTVLINFSTQRDKVIVSGFREPVAEVSENIGHFIEKHSRIEDIVRVKSHAVVEFIKDRKSQYWKSFLKSDEVKVYFDSKRPWIKLSGERAFVQPAMSFFVKMADTLHTDTLTIKKAGAKKYFKEQGAFMLLMILKEKEFVVVLQEDHMLEDKKDEFSGGSSEDFGQLSCEIQMPGSVTVTVRKADICKLNVDAVVNAANEDLKHIGGVALALLQAAGPHLQQCCDLYTKENGSLKPGDAIITDAGQLPCKYVVHAVGPRFSDSDKPTAVQRLRCAVRESLNKASGKNCSSIAVPTISSGIFGFPLELCTETIAKEVHDYIEDQNRSGSRNSLTEINLVDNNDSTVKAMALAVRKEFAAFSPKMNSPHHPSYKRHGNGNHGPRAQGYHGHGNHGHRNQDFGSYNHEPKYERVNRVFVPERQARVRGETADSFSGATSENFEGALLTKTTHKGLKITLSKGNIQDACADVIVNTVSEDLDLCKGAVSRSILQTAGHHLQSEITRVAHSNNPHYGDTVITDGYNLKCSKVFHVICPFWNGGYLSEDEVLIQIIRDCLRKADTRGMASISFPAIGTGNLGFPKDLVAKIMLSEFQQFSPQKLREVTVIVHPSDKESIECFTSIFRHGIRGPITKGGSQNFLSKASPLVKPAQTSVGLIGKVSTPSLGVHTMNMGQVILEVSSGDITKEKTDAIVNSSNKTFSLKAGVSKAILDAAGLQVEQECLQIVSLSNVQQTEIVTSAGQLPCRNIIHIIGRNSPADIKEVVLSVLKLCEARQFTSVAFPALGTGQGGANPADVSDAMVDAVVDFVKKKNVVFVKCVKFLIFQTSMLANFHQSMLRRSGERVEEEKSLLGKIKGFFFGESPENPTNEEFVMVSEEIEPVVFQLCGETPEDLRNARDMINSLIIKEHLNVPIRDPAIAHFNKEDVELLNAMRRELTVSFKLEKKGQDSVITLEGLTRDVHTAENRIRDMIRKVERKENRRREAFMVSSAVEWQYLERGHNLRPFDMFTNYDLEEAFQKKHPSVKIKIDNNEYDVSLVQRMATRGRMRIELKRVDLQD; this is encoded by the exons ATGGAGGACTATCCTTTCCCGATCATCGTAGAGGGAGACTGGCGACCTGAACACGCAAAAAGTGTCAAAAATAAACTTCAGATTTACTTTCAAAGTAGGAAGAAATCTCAGGGAGGAGACTGCGTCGTGCAATACGATCAGAAGAGCAGCACTGCTACGATTCAGTTTAAATCATCCGACA ttcgAGATGGTGTTCTCTCCAAAGCGGAACACGTTATTACCATTGAACAATACGAAGTGAAGTTGAAAGTGAGCAACCCAAGCGATGAAGAGAAACAGCCTGACAGAATCGAACAGCCG ATGGAGCAGGCATGTGGATCTGAGGAACCAA ATCAAAGTGCCCCTCAGACTGAGTTGGATGTGGAGGACCCTCACGAGTCAAGTGCTGTAGTCCTGGAGAATGTTCCAGATGATGCTAAGAAAAATTTCTTGGCTCTGTTTGTGGAGAACGTCAGTAATATTCCAGAGAAAGACTTCAGCATTGAGTTAATACCAGAATTAAACACAGCAGTTGCGACCTTTAATAATCCTAGCG CTGCAGGAAATTTCCTTGAGAAGAGTAAGACACATAGAAATTTCCAGCAGTTTAATCTGAGGGCCCATGCACTAGAGAGGAGCACATGTGTGAGGGTGGAGGATCTTCCAGCTGAGGCCAGTAAGATGCTGCTGGaactttattttgaaaaatgggGTTGTCCACAAGAAGTTATCACTGTTCCATCAGAGAAAGCAGCCATTATAACCTTCAAGGAGGAAAAAG CCACAGATAAAGTTTTGAAGATGGACCATATCATCTGCAATGTTCCAGTCAAGATATATCCATATTTTAAATCACTGGGTACAGCATTGTATGGTAGCAACAGGCCAACATGGAAGCTGCCTGAGCCCATCACAGTCAGTGTACATCCTGCAATCAGGGAGTTCCTCCTCAAGAAAGGGCTGATTTCCTCTATAAGAGACCAGATGAGCTCACAGTTCTGCCAAATAAACACGGACAAACCTGAAGTTCTGCTCAGTCCTGATCCAGAATTGCTGAAACAGAAAGGTGTAACCAAAAGACACATTGATGGCTGGAGTAAGAATGCCTCAGATGCCTTCAAGAAAATTATCTCCAGCTACACAGCATTTGAGTGGCCAATATCGAACACCTTGTGGACCAAAGTGGAGGGTAATATTACGGAAGTGGTGTATGATCTTGTTTTTATAGATATGGATGCCTCTAAAGGGATCCTAACACTGGCAGGTGTGGCCCATGATGTAATTGACCTGAAACACATCTTGGAGAAAATTTTAGAAAGAGCAACAACtcaaatggagagagagaggaaccgTGTCACAGAAGACATGGATATGTCCCCTGCTATGTACTTTCTGCTCGTACAAAATGGTATGCAAGGTGCTATGACTGTTTCTCCACAACTGCAACTTGACTACAAAAAAGACCTGAACAGATTGGTTTTATCAGGTCTTAAAATGGAAATTCTCACCTTCAAGAATGGGGTCCTTGAGAACAAATTAAATGTGAAGCAGAAGCATTTAAGTATGGACTGTTCAATCCTGGAATTCTTGAGATCAGTGGATTGTGATGAGATGTCCAGAGATCTGTTCATATCTCATGGAATAAGTGCTGTCTACACAGtcgaaaatgtaaatattattttgtttgggAGTACAGACAGAGCACTTGCTGATGCAGAGAAAAAGCTGGGGGCAGTTCTTACATTCAATAACCTCACTGTAGAAGATCAGGGTGTCCTTGCATTGCCACAGTGGCAGGATCTCAATAAAACACTGCAAAATGCATACAATACTTCCAAAAAAAGGACTGTGCTTATAAACTTTTCAACACAGAGAGACAAAGTAATAGTGTCTGGATTCAGAGAACCAGTGGCAGAGGTCAGTGAAAACATAGGACATTTCATTGAGAAACATTCTAGAATTGAAGATATTGTTCGTGTCAAATCACATGCAGTGGTTGAATTCATAAAAGATAGAAAATCTCAGTATTGGAAGAGTTTTCTTAAATCTGATGAGGTGAAAGTGTATTTTGATTCAAAGAGACCCTGGATCAAACTGTCTGGAGAGCGTGCATTTGTTCAGCCAGCTATGTCCTTCTTTGTGAAGATGGCAGACACTCTCCACACTGATACACTGACCATTAAGAAGGCAGGCGCAAAGAAGTACTTCAAGGAGCAAGGCGCATTTATGCTTTTAATGATTTTGAAGGAAAAAGAGTTTGTGGTGGTGCTCCAGGAAGATCACATGTTGGAAGATAAGAAGGATGAATTTAGCGGAGGTAGTTCTGAAGATTTTGGGCAGCTGTCTTGTGAGATTCAGATGCCAGGTAGTGTAACTGTTACAGTCAGAAAGGCAGACATTTGCAAGTTAAATGTTGATGCTGTTGTCAATGCTGCTAATGAAGATCTGAAGCACATTGGTGGGGTTGCTTTAGCACTTCTCCAAGCTGCTGGACCACATCTGCAGCAATGCTGTGACTTATACACTAAAGAAAATGGATCTCTAAAACCTGGAGATGCCATCATCACTGATGCTGGTCAACTTCCTTGTAAATATGTGGTGCATGCTGTTGGACCCCGCTTTAGTGATTCAGACAAACCTACTGCTGTGCAACGCCTAAGATGTGCTGTGAGGGAAAGTTTGAACAAGGCTTCTGGCAAAAACTGCTCCTCCATTGCAGTTCCTACAATCAGCTCGGGTATTTTTGGCTTTCCTCTTGAACTTTGCACTGAGACAATTGCCAAGGAAGTGCATGATTACATTGAAGATCAGAACCGCAGTGGCTCCAGGAACAGCCTGACTGAGATTAATTTGGTTGACAACAATGACAGCACTGTGAAAGCCATGGCGCTTGCTGTCAGAAAGGAGTTTGCTGCTTTTAGCCCTAAAATGAATTCCCCTCATCATCCCTCATATAAACGTCATGGGAATGGCAACCATGGACCCAGAGCTCAAGGCTATCATGGTCATGGTAATCATGGACATAGAAACCAAGACTTTGGAAGTTATAATCATGAACCAAAATATGAACGTGTTAATAGAGTCTTTGTCCCTGAAAGACAAGCACGTGTTAGAGGAGAAACCGCAGACTCCTTTTCTGGTGCCACATCAGAGAACTTTGAAGGTGCTCTCCTGACCAAAACTACACACAAGGggctaaaaatcaccttgagcaAAGGGAACATCCAGGATGCTTGT GCTGATGTCATTGTAAACACTGTATCAGAAGACCTGGACCTTTGTAAAGGTGCTGTTTCCAGATCAATTCTTCAGACTGCTGGTCATCATCTTCAGTCAGAAATCACTAGAGTTGCTCACTCAAATAATCCACATTATGGAGATACAGTCATAACTGATGGATATAACCTTAAATGTTCAAAAGTCTTTCATGTGATTTGCCCATTTTGGAATGGTGGATATCTCTCAGAAGATGAG GTACTAATTCAGATCATTAGAGATTGCCTGAGAAAAGCAGACACTCGGGGGATGGCTTCAATCTCTTTCCCAGCTATAGGTACTGGGAACCTTGGCTTTCCCAAGGATCTGGTGGCCAAGATCATGCTGAGTGAATTCCAGCAATTTAGCCCCCAGAAACTTCGAGAGGTTACTGTGATAGTGCACCCTTCGGACAAGGAGAGTATAGAG TGCTTTACCAGCATCTTTAGACATGGGATTCGGGGTCCCATCACAAAAGGAGGAAGTCAAAATTTCTTGTCTAAAGCAAGTCCTTTGGTCAAGCCAGCACAGACCTCTG TAGGGCTGATTGGCAAAGTCTCCACTCCCTCTCTTGGGGTTCACACAATGAATATGGGTCAAGTGATCCTAGAGGTTTCATCAGGAGACATAACTAAAGAAAAAACTGATGCCATTGTCAACTCCTCaaataagacattttctctgaaaGCAG GTGTTTCCAAGGCCATTTTAGATGCTGCTGGATTACAAGTGGAACaggaatgtttacagattg TGAGTTTATCAAACGTTCAGCAAACAGAGATTGTGACCTCAGCTGGGCAGCTCCCTTGTCGAAACATCATCCATATTATTGGACGTAATAGTCCAGCTGACATTAAGGAAGttgttttgtctgttcttaagTTATGTGAGGCACGCCAGTTTACCTCTGTTGCCTTTCCAGCTCTTGGCACAG GTCAAGGTGGTGCAAATCCAGCTGATGTTTCAGATGCAATGGTTGATGCAGTTGTTGACTTTGTCAAGAAAAAGAATGTAGTGTTTGTAAAATGTGTAAAGTTCCTTATATTCCAGACGAGCATGTTAGCAAACTTCCATCAAAGCATGCTCAGAAGATCTGGCGAGAGAGTCGAGGAGGAGAAAAGCCTGTTGGGCAAGATTAAAg GTTTCTTTTTTGGGGAAAGTCCTGAAAATCCCACAAATGAAGAGTTTGTGATGGTGAGCGAGGAAATTGAGCCAGTTGTGTTTCAACTATGTGGGGAGACACCAGAGGACTTGAGAAATGCCAGGGACATGATCAACAGCTTGATAATAAAGGAGCACCTGAACGTCCCCATCCGGGATCCTGCCATCGCTCATTTCAACAAAGAGGATGTAGAACTACTGAACGCCATGCGGAGGGAACTTACAGTCAGTTTTAAACTTGAGAAGAAAGGCCAAGACTCTGTCATTACTTTGGAGGGACTGACAAGAGACGTACACACAGCAGAGAATCGTATTCGGGACATGATACGTAAGGTGGAAAGGAAAGAAAACCGAAGACGTGAGGCATTTATGGTCAGCAGTGCGGTTGAATGGCAATATCTGGAGCGTGGGCACAACCTCAGGCCCTTTGATATGTTCACCAATTATGACCTGGAAGAGGCCTTTCAGAAAAAACATCCTTCAGTGAAAATCAAGATTGATAATAATGAATATGATGTCAGTTTAGTTCAACGAATGGCCACAAGAGGGAGAATGAGGATTGAACTAAAGAGAGTAGATCTTCAAG attGA